In the Hordeum vulgare subsp. vulgare chromosome 7H, MorexV3_pseudomolecules_assembly, whole genome shotgun sequence genome, one interval contains:
- the LOC123408892 gene encoding structural maintenance of chromosomes protein 5-like, with the protein MAPACAAKRPKLEPSASASTSAAQHEHQRGDDDYVLGNIMEIELCNFMTYGRLVCRPDPRLNLVVGPNGSGKSSLVCAIALALATDPYILGRASSVGAFVKRGEESGHVRLSLRSQSQASDIHITRKIDANNKSEWLLDGATVPKKHILDVIKKFNIQINNLTQFLLQDRFCEFAKLTPIQPLEDTEKAVGNPNLPVQHRQLIERSRELRNIEVAIKQKEQTLNNLKALNAEQEKDVQRVRQRDKLFKKAELMKKKLP; encoded by the exons atgGCGCCCGCCTGTGCTGCCAAGCGCCCCAAGCTCGAGCCCTCCGCCTCGGCCTCCACCTCCGCCGCGCAGCATGAGCATCAGCGGGGCGACGATGACTACGTGTTGGGCAACATCATGGAGATCGAGCTCTGCAACTTCATGACCTACGGCCGCCTCGTCTGCCGCCCCGACCCGCGCCTCAACCTCGTCGTCGGCCCCAACGGTTCCGGCAAGAGCTCCCTCGTCTGCGCCATCGCGCTCGCCCTCGCCACCGACCCCTACATCCTCGGCAGGGCCTCCAGCGTCGGGGCCTTCGTCAAGCGCGGCGAGGAGTCCGGCCATGTCCGCCTCTCCCTCCGCTCCCAGTCACAGGCCAGCGACATCCACATCACCCGCAAGATCGATGCCAACAATAAGTCTGAGTGGCTACTCGACG GTGCTACTGTCCCAAAGAAGCATATCTTGGACgtcatcaagaagttcaacatccaAATCAACAACCTCACTCAG TTCTTGCTGCAAGATCGATTCTGTGAGTTTGCAAAGCTCACCCCCATCCAGCCGCTAGAAGACACGGAGAAAGCTGTGGGCAATCCTAACTTACCTGTTCAGCATCGCCAGCTTATAGAACGGAGCAGGGAGCTGAGGAATATTGAAGTG GCTATAAAGCAAAAGGAGCAGACCTTGAACAACCTCAAGGCCCTCAACGCCGAACAAGAAAAAGATGTCCAACGTGTCCGGCAAAGAGATAAGCTCTTCAAGAAG GCtgagctcatgaagaagaagctcccatga